From one Bacteroides fragilis NCTC 9343 genomic stretch:
- a CDS encoding beta-L-arabinofuranosidase domain-containing protein has protein sequence MKKKNTFTYLLIGLGLCFSSLGSGLRADTPENYTNNRYPLVRKPLMELPLGSIKAKGWLQEMLVRQKNGATGQMDKLYPLVMGERNGWLGGDGDQWERGPYWIDGLLPLAYILDDAQLKAKVQPWIEWALKSQREDGFFGPAKDYPGEAGIQRDNSHDWWPRMVMLKILQQYYSATNDQRVIRFMTDYFRYQLKTLPEKPLGNWTFWAEFRACDNLQAVYWLYNITGDSFLLDLGKLIHQQSFSFVDMVNRGDLKRINTIHCVNLAQGIKEPVIYYQQEPDKMYLDAVKRAFRDIRQFHGQPQGMYGGDEALHGNNPTQGSELCSAVELMYSLEKMVEITGDIDFADHLERIAFNALPTQISDDFMTKQYFQQANQVMVSRHRRNFDQDHGGTDNCFGLLTGYPCCASNMHQGWPKFTQSLWYATPDGGLAVTAYAPSEVTAKVADGCTVTFSEETYYPMDDKISFTLQSMDKKRKEVNFALQLRIPKWCKQAGISVNGQLLQHAEGGRMAIVNRNWKKGDRVELHLPMEVTASTWYENSVTIERGPLVFALKMEEKWEKKEFEEPWYGPYYYSVTPTEPWNYGLVDFNRNKANEHARVTIHTEKQSSVFPWNKENAPIEIRMKARLVPSWKLYNEMAGPQPYSFCSGGEGPETEITLIPYGCTTLRITEFPVVGASR, from the coding sequence ATGAAGAAAAAAAATACATTTACATATCTGCTCATCGGACTGGGCCTCTGCTTCTCTTCCTTGGGAAGCGGGCTCCGGGCCGATACCCCCGAGAACTATACCAACAACCGCTATCCATTGGTGCGCAAACCTTTGATGGAACTACCGTTAGGCAGCATTAAGGCAAAAGGATGGTTGCAGGAAATGTTGGTAAGGCAGAAAAACGGGGCAACCGGGCAAATGGACAAACTGTATCCGCTGGTGATGGGCGAACGCAACGGCTGGCTCGGCGGTGACGGTGATCAATGGGAAAGAGGACCATACTGGATTGACGGTTTACTTCCTCTGGCATATATCCTGGACGATGCGCAACTGAAAGCTAAAGTGCAACCTTGGATAGAATGGGCTTTAAAAAGTCAGCGGGAAGACGGTTTCTTCGGTCCGGCCAAAGACTATCCCGGAGAGGCCGGCATACAACGGGATAACTCTCACGACTGGTGGCCGCGTATGGTGATGCTGAAAATACTCCAGCAATATTATTCTGCCACGAACGATCAACGGGTCATCCGATTTATGACCGACTATTTCCGTTATCAACTGAAAACGTTACCGGAAAAGCCGCTCGGCAACTGGACTTTTTGGGCAGAGTTCCGTGCCTGCGATAATCTTCAGGCCGTATACTGGCTCTATAATATCACCGGTGATTCATTCCTACTCGATCTCGGCAAACTGATTCATCAACAAAGTTTCAGCTTTGTAGATATGGTGAACCGGGGAGACCTGAAACGTATCAATACGATTCACTGTGTCAACCTGGCACAAGGTATCAAAGAGCCTGTCATCTATTATCAGCAAGAGCCCGACAAAATGTATCTCGATGCGGTTAAACGTGCTTTTCGTGACATTCGCCAGTTCCACGGACAACCGCAGGGTATGTATGGTGGTGACGAGGCATTGCATGGCAACAATCCGACCCAAGGTTCAGAACTCTGCTCAGCTGTGGAACTGATGTACTCGCTGGAAAAAATGGTAGAGATCACGGGAGATATCGACTTCGCCGACCATCTGGAAAGGATTGCATTCAATGCACTGCCCACCCAGATTTCAGACGATTTTATGACAAAACAATATTTCCAACAAGCCAACCAGGTGATGGTATCACGCCACCGTCGCAATTTCGATCAGGATCACGGAGGAACGGACAACTGTTTCGGGCTGCTGACGGGATATCCTTGTTGTGCATCGAACATGCACCAAGGTTGGCCTAAATTCACCCAAAGCCTCTGGTATGCCACTCCTGACGGCGGACTGGCTGTTACGGCATACGCACCATCGGAAGTGACGGCCAAAGTAGCGGATGGGTGTACGGTAACTTTCAGTGAAGAAACCTACTATCCGATGGATGACAAAATAAGTTTCACCCTCCAATCAATGGACAAAAAACGGAAAGAAGTAAACTTCGCTCTCCAATTACGTATCCCGAAATGGTGCAAACAAGCCGGAATATCAGTCAACGGACAACTTCTTCAACATGCCGAAGGAGGCCGGATGGCCATTGTCAACCGCAACTGGAAAAAAGGGGACCGGGTGGAACTCCATCTGCCGATGGAAGTCACTGCCAGCACCTGGTATGAGAATTCGGTAACCATTGAACGCGGTCCGTTGGTATTTGCCTTGAAGATGGAAGAAAAATGGGAGAAGAAAGAGTTTGAAGAGCCGTGGTATGGTCCGTATTATTACTCAGTGACTCCTACCGAACCATGGAACTATGGATTGGTTGATTTCAATCGTAACAAAGCGAACGAACATGCCCGTGTAACGATTCATACGGAAAAGCAATCTTCCGTATTCCCCTGGAATAAGGAAAATGCCCCGATAGAAATACGGATGAAAGCAAGATTGGTACCTTCATGGAAACTTTACAACGAAATGGCAGGGCCTCAACCTTATTCTTTCTGTAGCGGAGGCGAAGGGCCGGAAACAGAAATCACCCTGATTCCTTATGGATGCACTACATTAAGAATAACGGAATTTCCGGTAGTGGGAGCCTCCCGATAG
- a CDS encoding beta-L-arabinofuranosidase domain-containing protein, with translation MKKMKSLKGGLAGILFTAGLLAASCTSDQSSSAVTIVNRPDCTQTNVNYVGNRLPLKPMNFIKLPVGSIQPEGWLKKYLELQKDGLTGHLNEISAWLGKENNAWLTKGGDHGWEEVPYWLKGYGNLAYILKDQKMIDEAKVWLEGAFASQQPDGYFGPINERNGKRELWAQMIMLWCLQSYYEYSNDQRVIDLMTNYFKWQLSVPDEQFLEDYWENSRGGDNLLSVYWLYNRTGDQFLLELAEKIHRNTADWTRPSALPNWHNVNIAQCFREPATYYMMTGDSAMLKASYNVHNLIRRTFGQVPGGMFGADENARMGSIDPRQGVETCGLVEQMASDELMLCMTGDPLWAEHCEEVAFNSYPAAVMPDFKGLRYITCPNQTVSDSKNHHPGIDNRGPFLAMNPFSSRCCQHNHAQGWPYYAEHLILATPDNGVAAAMYAACKATVKVGDGNEITLHEQTNYPFEETIRFTVNTPKAVSFPFYLRIPSWTEGATIFVNGKKVAANPEAGQYACINREWKDNDQVEIQLPMQLSMRTWQVNKNSVSVDYGPLTMSLKIDEDYVKKDSRATAIGDSKWQEGADASQWPTYEIYAKTPWNYALVLGKNEPLKDFKVVHKEWPADNFPFTVASTPIEVKAIGRKVPSWVIDQYDLCSELPEMDAPKGEKEEITLIPMGAARLRVSAFPNTRE, from the coding sequence ATGAAAAAGATGAAAAGTCTGAAAGGAGGCTTGGCCGGAATCCTATTTACAGCCGGATTACTGGCAGCATCGTGTACTTCCGATCAATCATCGTCGGCAGTAACCATCGTGAACCGCCCCGACTGTACACAAACCAACGTAAACTATGTAGGAAACCGCTTGCCACTGAAACCGATGAATTTCATTAAACTGCCCGTCGGAAGTATTCAGCCCGAAGGATGGTTGAAGAAATATCTCGAATTACAGAAAGACGGTCTGACCGGTCACCTGAATGAGATCAGTGCATGGCTGGGCAAAGAGAATAATGCCTGGCTGACCAAAGGAGGAGATCACGGATGGGAAGAAGTCCCCTATTGGCTGAAAGGATACGGAAACCTGGCTTATATATTAAAGGATCAGAAAATGATTGATGAAGCTAAAGTATGGCTCGAAGGAGCATTCGCCAGCCAACAGCCCGACGGATACTTTGGTCCCATCAACGAGCGGAACGGAAAAAGAGAATTATGGGCACAGATGATTATGCTCTGGTGTCTGCAATCCTATTATGAATATTCAAATGACCAACGGGTAATCGACCTGATGACCAATTACTTTAAATGGCAGTTAAGTGTACCGGACGAACAATTCCTGGAGGACTATTGGGAAAACAGCCGTGGCGGAGATAACCTGTTAAGCGTATATTGGCTTTATAACCGCACAGGAGATCAATTCTTACTGGAACTGGCTGAGAAGATACACCGGAACACAGCAGATTGGACCCGCCCGTCGGCACTGCCGAACTGGCACAATGTAAACATCGCACAATGTTTCCGCGAACCGGCTACCTATTATATGATGACAGGAGATTCAGCCATGCTGAAAGCATCTTATAATGTACACAATCTGATACGCCGTACTTTCGGACAAGTACCGGGCGGTATGTTCGGTGCCGACGAAAATGCCCGCATGGGTTCTATCGACCCACGTCAGGGAGTAGAGACCTGCGGATTGGTAGAACAGATGGCTTCCGATGAATTGATGCTTTGTATGACGGGCGATCCGCTTTGGGCAGAACACTGCGAAGAAGTGGCTTTCAACAGTTATCCGGCTGCCGTGATGCCGGATTTCAAAGGATTACGTTACATCACTTGCCCTAACCAGACGGTCAGCGACTCAAAGAATCATCATCCGGGCATCGACAACCGGGGACCTTTCCTGGCAATGAACCCGTTCAGCAGCCGTTGCTGCCAGCATAACCACGCACAGGGATGGCCTTATTATGCCGAGCATCTGATTCTGGCTACTCCGGATAATGGTGTAGCGGCCGCCATGTATGCCGCCTGCAAAGCAACGGTGAAAGTGGGTGACGGAAACGAAATAACCCTTCACGAGCAGACGAATTATCCTTTCGAGGAAACCATCCGGTTTACGGTAAATACTCCGAAAGCTGTAAGTTTCCCGTTCTATCTGAGAATCCCTTCATGGACAGAGGGTGCAACTATCTTTGTTAACGGCAAAAAAGTAGCGGCTAACCCCGAAGCCGGACAATATGCCTGCATCAATCGCGAATGGAAAGACAATGACCAAGTAGAGATTCAACTGCCGATGCAACTTTCGATGCGTACATGGCAAGTGAACAAAAACAGTGTAAGCGTAGACTACGGTCCGTTGACAATGTCACTGAAAATTGACGAAGATTATGTGAAAAAGGACAGCCGCGCTACGGCTATCGGTGACTCTAAATGGCAGGAAGGCGCTGACGCCAGCCAATGGCCGACATACGAGATCTATGCAAAAACTCCTTGGAACTACGCATTGGTACTCGGTAAGAACGAACCTTTGAAAGACTTTAAAGTAGTACACAAAGAATGGCCGGCTGACAACTTCCCGTTCACGGTCGCAAGTACACCTATCGAGGTAAAAGCTATCGGACGCAAGGTTCCTTCATGGGTTATCGATCAATACGACTTGTGTAGCGAACTTCCTGAAATGGACGCTCCGAAAGGGGAAAAAGAAGAAATCACCCTGATTCCGATGGGAGCAGCCAGACTGCGGGTTTCGGCTTTCCCGAACACAAGAGAATAA
- a CDS encoding glycoside hydrolase family 43 protein, whose amino-acid sequence MKTKIYLLFITTLFFCAGCGNKSGGQKQESVSAAKDTYVNPLFPEGADPSALFHNGKYYYTHGTEDKIMLWETSDITDMAHAVCKIVWKPQDPSNSCHLWAPEIHYINDKWYIYYAADDGNTDNHQLYVLENSSPDPMEGKFEMKGSIITNPEWNWGIQATTFEHKGVRYLAWSGWSKRRTNAETQCIYIARMKDPWTLDSPRVLISKPEYEWERQWVNPDGSRTAYPIYVNEGPQFFHSKDNKTLILYYAASGSWSPYYCVGMLTADAESDLLDPASWTKSSVPVFQQSLENEVYGPGGLSFVPSPDGTEWYMIYHARQVTNGDTGSPETRNPRIQKIGWDAHGMPDLGIPVRAGVALPKPSGTLLK is encoded by the coding sequence ATGAAAACAAAGATCTACCTGCTATTTATTACTACCTTATTCTTCTGCGCCGGTTGTGGCAACAAGAGCGGCGGACAGAAACAGGAGTCGGTAAGTGCGGCAAAGGATACATATGTAAATCCTTTGTTTCCGGAAGGGGCCGATCCGAGTGCTCTTTTCCATAATGGTAAGTATTATTATACCCATGGAACGGAAGATAAGATCATGCTTTGGGAAACGTCCGATATCACTGATATGGCTCATGCGGTTTGCAAGATAGTGTGGAAGCCTCAGGATCCATCCAACAGTTGTCATCTCTGGGCACCGGAGATTCACTATATCAATGATAAATGGTATATATATTATGCAGCCGACGACGGCAATACGGATAATCACCAGTTGTACGTACTTGAAAACTCTTCACCCGACCCGATGGAGGGAAAGTTCGAAATGAAAGGAAGTATCATAACCAATCCCGAATGGAATTGGGGGATACAGGCCACCACTTTCGAACATAAGGGAGTCCGCTATCTGGCCTGGTCCGGATGGTCCAAAAGGAGAACCAATGCCGAAACTCAATGTATCTATATTGCCAGGATGAAAGATCCGTGGACACTCGATTCACCCCGTGTCCTGATATCCAAACCCGAGTATGAATGGGAACGGCAGTGGGTCAATCCGGATGGCAGCCGTACGGCTTACCCCATTTATGTGAATGAAGGGCCTCAGTTCTTCCATTCGAAAGATAATAAGACGTTGATTCTATATTACGCTGCCAGCGGTTCGTGGTCACCCTATTACTGTGTCGGGATGTTGACTGCCGATGCCGAGAGTGATTTGTTAGATCCGGCTTCCTGGACAAAGAGTTCGGTTCCGGTATTTCAGCAATCGTTGGAGAATGAAGTTTATGGTCCGGGTGGACTCTCCTTTGTTCCCTCGCCCGATGGGACTGAATGGTATATGATTTACCATGCCCGTCAGGTGACCAATGGAGACACCGGGAGTCCTGAAACCCGTAATCCGCGAATACAAAAAATAGGATGGGATGCCCATGGAATGCCCGATTTAGGGATTCCGGTTCGTGCAGGGGTTGCCTTGCCAAAACCTTCGGGTACTCTTTTGAAATAA